In a genomic window of Pangasianodon hypophthalmus isolate fPanHyp1 chromosome 19, fPanHyp1.pri, whole genome shotgun sequence:
- the si:dkey-183n20.15 gene encoding RING-HC_RNF170 domain-containing protein — MQSESIAFSSHTKTEYAQITPVRTPIIGFLSISENRGHQLQGRYTSNSEDSQSGISACTMDRHCPVCLHVAIFPVETNCGHLFCAPCLISYWKHSCCFEAISCPLCRQKVNVMYHLFHENRSDRKEREVLGHIRDYNKRYSGAPRRISDYLSDAPFFLLLLFRALGNMGSLVWLFLLRVALCGFGAAASFVSPLEAMPGHFSGALGLLDDLVVVFLLLIAIINIHQQMVPERTSRPHTVEHGILSDML, encoded by the exons ATGCAGTCAGAAAGCATTGCCTTCTCTTCCCACACTAAGACAGAATACGCACAAATCACACCTGTCAGAACTCCTATAATAG GTTTTTTGTCAATTTCAGAGAACAGAGGTCATCAACTACAAGGCCGGTACACAAGCAATAGTGAG GACTCTCAATCAGGCATATCTGCATGTACCATGGACCGCCATTgtcctgtatgtttacatgtTGCCATTTTTCCTGTGGAGACAAACTGTGGGCATCTATTCTGTG ctcctTGTCTAATATCGTACTGGAAGCACAGCTGCTGTTTCGAGGCTATCAGCTGTCCTTTGTGCAGACAAAAG GTCAATGTCATGTATCATCTGTTCCATGAGAACAGATCAGACAGGAAGGAGCGAGAGGTACTGGGCCACATTAGAGACTACAATAAACGCTATTCCGGAGCACCACGACGA ATAAGTGACTACCTTTCTGATGCTCCTTTCTTCTTGCTGCTTTTGTTCCGGGCTTTGGGAAACATGGGCAGTTTGGTGTGGCTCTTCCTGCTAAGAGTGGCACTGTGTGGATTCGGGGCCGCTGCATCATTTGTGTCTCCATTAGAGGCTATGCCTGGACACTTCAGTGGGGCATTGGGGCTTTTAGATGACCTAGTGGTAGTCTTCCTCCTCCTTATTGCCATCATTAACATCCACCAGCAGATGGTGCCAGAGAGGACCAGCAGGCCACACACAGTGGAACATGGAATACTGTCTGACATGTTGTAA